The Thermoclostridium stercorarium subsp. stercorarium DSM 8532 genome contains a region encoding:
- a CDS encoding valine--tRNA ligase has protein sequence MNMNDIPKTYVPGEVEERIYKFWMEKDYFHAEIDRNKEPFTIVMPPPNITGHLHMGHALDNTLQDILIRFRRMQGYCALWVPGTDHASIATEVKIVEKLAEEGLTKEQLGREKFLERAWAWKKQYGGRIVEQLKRLGCSCDWKRERFTMDENLSKAVIEVFVRLYEKGLIYRGERIINWCPCCLTTISDAEVEYEEKEGKLWYIRYPVKGENEYLTVATTRPETMLGDTAVAVHPEDERYKRFIGKTVILPLVNREIPVIADEYVEKEFGTGVVKITPAHDPNDFEVGRRHNLPVIDVMNDNATMNENAGIYNGLDRYEARKRIVADLEKLGLLAEVKPHKHNVGTCYRCHTVIEPKVSKQWFVKMKPLAEPAIEAVKSRKIKFVPERFSKIYFNWMENIQDWCISRQLWWGHRIPAWYCKDCDHMQVARTAPEKCEKCGSTNLVQDEDVLDTWFSSALWPFSTLGWPEKTEDLEFFYPTNVLVTGYDIIFFWVARMIFSGLEHMGDVPFRYVLIHGLVRDALGRKMSKSLGNGVDPIEVIENYGTDALRYALTIGTSPGNDMRFSEEKLEASRNFANKIWNAFRFVMMNFDREVNFDNVKKENFALPDRWILSRVNTVTREVTENLEKFELGIGLQKIYEFIWEEFCDWYIELVKPRLFDREAKGRLEALYVLNEVLKNSMKLLHPFMPFITEEIYQHLYTEDESIMISSWPAYREELNDPDAEARMSTIMEAIRSIRNIKAEMKVPVNKRPKAILVMEDREMEAIFREEESTFIRLAGVSAFEICSDKSHVPHDAVSSVIKGVEIYIPLDELLDFEKEMERLLKEKENLEKELDRVKGKLSNESFVSKAPQKVVDAEREKLEKYSELYDKVLERIQFIKSKMQ, from the coding sequence TACGCTTCAGGATATTCTTATCCGTTTTAGAAGAATGCAGGGTTATTGTGCTTTATGGGTTCCAGGAACCGACCATGCAAGCATCGCTACCGAAGTGAAAATTGTTGAAAAGCTGGCTGAAGAAGGCCTGACAAAGGAACAGCTGGGACGTGAAAAATTCCTGGAAAGGGCATGGGCATGGAAGAAACAGTACGGCGGAAGAATTGTGGAGCAGTTGAAAAGACTTGGTTGTTCCTGTGACTGGAAACGGGAACGCTTTACAATGGATGAAAATCTCTCTAAAGCCGTTATAGAAGTATTTGTGAGACTTTATGAAAAGGGCCTTATATACAGAGGGGAAAGAATAATTAACTGGTGTCCCTGCTGCCTGACCACAATATCCGATGCCGAAGTGGAATATGAAGAAAAAGAAGGAAAACTTTGGTATATACGTTATCCTGTAAAGGGCGAAAATGAGTACCTTACCGTTGCCACAACCCGTCCTGAGACAATGCTCGGCGACACAGCCGTTGCAGTGCATCCTGAGGATGAAAGATACAAACGCTTTATAGGAAAAACAGTTATACTTCCTTTGGTAAACCGTGAAATTCCGGTGATTGCCGACGAATATGTGGAAAAGGAATTCGGAACGGGCGTTGTAAAGATCACTCCTGCTCATGACCCGAACGACTTTGAGGTTGGAAGAAGGCATAACCTGCCGGTAATTGATGTTATGAACGATAATGCCACAATGAACGAGAATGCCGGTATTTACAACGGGTTGGACAGGTATGAGGCAAGAAAGAGGATTGTGGCTGACCTGGAAAAATTAGGCCTGCTGGCTGAAGTAAAACCGCACAAACACAATGTCGGAACCTGTTACCGCTGTCATACGGTAATAGAACCAAAAGTGTCAAAGCAGTGGTTTGTTAAGATGAAACCCCTTGCGGAGCCTGCAATTGAAGCAGTAAAAAGCCGAAAGATTAAATTCGTGCCTGAACGCTTTTCGAAAATTTATTTCAACTGGATGGAAAACATTCAGGACTGGTGTATTTCAAGACAGCTTTGGTGGGGTCACCGTATTCCTGCATGGTACTGCAAGGATTGCGACCATATGCAGGTGGCAAGAACGGCGCCTGAAAAATGTGAAAAGTGCGGAAGCACCAACCTGGTACAGGACGAGGACGTTCTTGACACATGGTTCAGCTCGGCTCTTTGGCCTTTTTCCACCCTTGGTTGGCCGGAAAAGACGGAAGATCTGGAATTTTTCTATCCTACGAACGTTCTTGTCACAGGTTATGATATTATTTTCTTCTGGGTTGCACGCATGATTTTCTCCGGTTTGGAGCACATGGGAGATGTTCCGTTCAGGTATGTTCTGATCCATGGCCTCGTACGGGATGCCCTCGGCAGAAAAATGAGCAAATCTCTCGGCAATGGCGTGGATCCGATAGAAGTGATTGAAAATTACGGAACCGATGCGTTAAGGTATGCGTTGACCATCGGTACTTCACCGGGAAATGACATGCGTTTTTCTGAAGAAAAGCTGGAAGCGAGCAGGAATTTTGCCAATAAGATATGGAATGCTTTCCGCTTTGTAATGATGAATTTTGACAGGGAAGTAAATTTTGACAATGTAAAGAAAGAGAATTTTGCGTTGCCCGACAGATGGATACTGAGCAGAGTTAACACGGTAACAAGGGAAGTTACCGAAAACCTCGAGAAGTTTGAGCTTGGAATAGGGCTTCAAAAGATTTATGAATTTATCTGGGAGGAATTCTGCGACTGGTATATAGAACTGGTAAAGCCGAGACTTTTTGACCGCGAAGCCAAGGGCAGGCTTGAAGCCTTGTACGTTCTGAACGAGGTCCTGAAGAATTCAATGAAACTTCTGCATCCGTTTATGCCGTTTATTACCGAAGAAATATACCAGCACCTGTATACCGAGGATGAAAGTATAATGATTTCAAGCTGGCCGGCATACCGGGAGGAGTTAAACGATCCTGATGCGGAAGCCAGGATGAGCACGATAATGGAAGCAATACGCAGCATACGCAATATCAAAGCCGAAATGAAAGTTCCGGTAAACAAAAGACCGAAAGCTATTTTGGTAATGGAAGATCGTGAAATGGAAGCGATTTTCCGTGAAGAAGAGTCAACGTTTATCAGGCTTGCAGGAGTGTCAGCATTTGAAATCTGCAGTGATAAATCGCATGTTCCACATGATGCCGTTTCAAGCGTTATAAAAGGAGTGGAAATATATATTCCGCTGGATGAGCTGCTTGATTTTGAAAAAGAGATGGAACGGCTTCTTAAAGAAAAGGAGAATCTTGAGAAGGAACTTGACAGGGTTAAAGGAAAACTCAGCAACGAGAGTTTTGTATCAAAGGCACCGCAGAAGGTTGTTGACGCCGAAAGGGAAAAACTTGAAAAATACAGCGAACTTTACGATAAAGTGCTTGAAAGGATACAGTTTATAAAAAGCAAAATGCAGTGA
- a CDS encoding LCP family protein — MRLQKKTKIALLMLLISSILFTVVLIIFAKPADYDKSAQTVQYEEPVPEITVTPEPTAAPEEENEEDQEKTEETKGLTNGQRYYKTLVEPESKNILLIGQDALYQAYDTIIVLSIDEKNKQMKLINFPRDVYIDYSDKVLEELKKANPTHAADPSIQKMNAAHAIAIDLKYGAEDGKFGTSGNTIYAMNFWADLMDEIFGIEIDDYIIIKTEGFRKVVDLFGGVWVNVPVYMHYEDPVQNLYIHLEPGYQLLNGAQAEGFVRFRQGYTREGEFKTYSVYFRQKNQNAFLKAFFEQHVNLKNLSKAGELFDIISKYVKTSVKGNEIFQYANIMQKAIRGKYEQITEVIECSSSKNINGILYEILKTEE, encoded by the coding sequence ATGAGACTTCAGAAAAAAACGAAAATAGCGTTGCTGATGCTGCTGATATCAAGTATTTTGTTTACAGTGGTTCTGATTATTTTTGCGAAACCTGCTGATTACGACAAATCAGCTCAAACAGTTCAGTATGAAGAGCCTGTGCCTGAAATTACTGTTACACCTGAACCCACAGCAGCACCTGAAGAAGAAAATGAAGAGGATCAGGAAAAGACTGAAGAAACCAAAGGCCTTACAAACGGGCAGAGATATTACAAAACGCTTGTTGAGCCGGAAAGCAAAAACATTCTTCTAATCGGACAGGATGCGCTTTACCAGGCGTATGACACAATAATTGTCCTGAGCATAGATGAAAAGAACAAGCAAATGAAATTAATTAATTTTCCAAGGGATGTTTATATAGATTACAGTGATAAAGTGTTGGAAGAACTGAAGAAAGCAAACCCGACACATGCGGCCGATCCGAGCATACAAAAGATGAATGCCGCCCATGCAATTGCCATTGATTTAAAGTACGGGGCGGAGGACGGCAAATTCGGAACATCTGGCAACACAATATACGCGATGAATTTTTGGGCCGATCTGATGGATGAGATTTTTGGAATTGAGATAGATGATTATATTATTATAAAGACAGAAGGTTTCCGTAAAGTTGTTGACCTGTTTGGCGGAGTATGGGTTAATGTGCCCGTATATATGCATTATGAGGACCCGGTGCAAAATCTTTACATACATCTTGAGCCAGGGTACCAACTTCTGAACGGCGCGCAGGCTGAAGGCTTCGTGCGTTTCAGACAAGGGTATACACGGGAAGGGGAGTTTAAAACATACTCGGTTTATTTCAGGCAAAAGAACCAGAATGCGTTTTTAAAGGCGTTTTTCGAACAGCATGTAAATCTTAAGAACCTGTCAAAGGCGGGTGAGTTGTTCGATATAATTTCGAAATACGTTAAAACAAGCGTTAAAGGAAATGAAATTTTCCAGTACGCGAATATAATGCAGAAAGCCATAAGGGGAAAGTATGAACAGATAACCGAAGTGATTGAGTGTTCCTCAAGCAAAAATATAAACGGAATTCTGTATGAAATATTAAAGACAGAAGAATAG